AAATCGCCGTCGCCACGAAACAGAATGTCAAAAAAATCGCCCAGGATGCTAACGCAGTGATGACATCGCCGTTACCAAATACAACCTTAAATGCATAGGCAACCAGCGTTCCTGTGGTTACCATCGCTGTTTCGCCCCTTTCAGAGCTGAAACCAAAAACATCACAATGGGATGCAATATCAAGCACGATCCGATGATGACGAGGTAGGCACCTAAAATATCTTTAGGAGTCGCAAAAATCAGGCTGTACATCATCCTACCTCCTCATAAATCGCTCTAACACCATAAAAATCAACATAGCCGCTAATATAACAGAAATGACGACATCGCCAAGGGTGATCTCATGTATGACCACAATATTTCCTTCTTTCGTTTCGATGACGGTATGTCCGCGCATCTCAACATATGTAATATTGGATGATTGGCCATTCATAATATTCACCCCTCACAATTTAAATGTACAAGCCTGCTTGGCTCTTTCATATCACCAAAAAATTTTGGTCATATCAGTGCAGAAACCGGGCGAAGACAGCTTCGCCCGGCCAACATGCCTTTTATAAAATTCTGCTTTATTCTCCGTATAGATTAAAACATTAAAAACCGCGTCGTGCATTTTTATAGATATATATAATATCTTTAAAAACTTACACGTTTACTATAAAATTCCTTCCCGTTTTTGTTTTCCCCGTTTCAATCGTTGTAATCCAGTCGTTTAAATCTTGTTCTGAACATCCAAGTTCTTTTAGTTCTTGTGGAAACTCATAAAATTTCCTTTTCCACCGGCGCATCTTCTTCAACGCCTGCCTAGCCTCCCCGAAGGCATATACTCGCCGTTCGCGTCTCGTTGAATATTCCTGACTACCATCATACACACACAGATAAATATATCGCTTGCCATTTGATTTCACCTGGGACAAATACATTTTTCACACCTCCATCACCGGACTAGATAGCAGATGAATCCTCCCATGATAATCAGAAACAAGCCGGAGAAGACTACTGTCTCCAAGAAGTCTCTTACTTTACTATTCATTGATCCCACACTCCTTTTCTTCACACTGGGAATATATCCCGCATTGACATTTTAGTTTTGGAATTACCTCGATGCTCCAAATTTCAAATCCGCACTGTTCGCAAAAAAATCGAAACATTCCTCATTTCCCCTTTTGTTCTTTAAGGCAATGATATTCGTGATTCAGTTCTGACAGCGTTAATTCATCCAATAAACGCCCCTCAACAGTTTTTCTGTACCCCGCAGCCTGCAACTGCTCAATCCGTTTAACCCTAACTTGTTCGATCGCCTCGCGTAAGTATAATTTAAAAGCAGTCATGTTACTCCCCCTTCTTTATAGAGAATATATATTTGCTCGTCCTTCCTGCCTTTTTAGCCATTCTATGAAACCAACTGCTTCGGCCAATGCATGATGAAAAGGAACGCGATTAGCTAAAACTTTTATTCGATACGGACGGGGATCACCGTGAATGTAGCTTCCTCGCCAAACGATAGCTTTATTTCCTTCCCGCTCAATAAACAAGTACGATCCTTTCCCATATCGGAACTCATAAAGCTCTCCATACGCATATATCAAAAATCCATACCGCCGGGCTTGTTCATTTTCTTCCAACCGCCTTTTGATTTCCTCCTTGTGCTGCTGGATTTGTTTTTTTAAATCCATTGGCAAGCTCCCATCTTTATAAAGCAAGCTGATTTTGTTGTTTTTTACTTTTATTTGAATATTTAGATTTTCTAATCTGTAAAAAATGTTATATAACATATAACTCCCCCTTATCAGTTACTTAGTTACTTCAAGTTACTTAAAAAGGGGTATTTTCCGTATAATTCACCCATAGAGAATATTCCTAAAAACGGGTAACTCATGGTAACTAAGTAACTATATTTCTTCCTCAACTAAGTTACTAGTTACCTCAAGTGACTTATTTTTCGGTATTTCCTCAAAATTATCGCCTATAGGCGATTTACCGGAATTTGAGTAACTGGAGGTAACTTTATAACTTTCAGCGGAAAGACCGATGCCGAAAAAGAATGTTTTGTTTCCGGTGGATTTCCGTTTTTCGAATCCGCGCAGCACCAATCTCGCAGAAAACTTTTGCTTTTTCAACGGGATTTCACTGTTTTCCTCGCACCAGCTGATATATTCCTTATACAACTCGTTCAGCTGGACTTTTGCTCCTGGATGGATCACACAACAATCATTCAAAAAATTGCTGAGCAGATCCATTTCCTCTTTATATTCATCCGTCGCGTTTTTCACTTCGTCCGGCTCGCCTAAACCTTCTTTTTGCCATTTCAAGCATCCTTCAACAGCCCAACGCAAAATGCCTGGAAGCTCATTCAGCAATTTTTCAGGTAGATGCTTGTCTACCTGTTCTTTTGGGATCGTATACGTGAATGGCACAAGACGAATACGTCGCCATATCCCTTCATCATCGCCTTTGATGATTGGCTTATGATTTGTCGTGAAGAAAATCTTGAATTCAGGCACAAATTCGAAAAATTCCTTGCGTAGGAAACGGGCTGTGATCGGTTCGCCTCCCGTCAGCTGCTTGATGAGCGATTCACTGAGGCGCTGGCCGTCTTCGCTCTCAACGGCTGATACAAAACGTGCTCCATGCAGTCGGGCAATATCGTTATTGATCCCTGAATCGTTCATTTTTGCCGTGAATGTATTGGAGTTCGTCTGTTTTGCATAGTCTCCTAGCAACGCCTTGACAGTGTTGATAAACGTTGATTTACCGTTTCGCCCCGTTCCCCATAAAAAGAAGACGACTTGCTCGGATATATCACCCGTTAGTGCGTATCCGATCGCTTTTTGTAAAAACTCGATAATGTCTCGCTTAACTTCATCACCATCACGAAAGATGGACTCTAGGAATGCAATCCACGTAGGGCATTTTGCATTTGGATCATAATTCACATGCGTATTTTTAGTCATCATATATTTGCGGTCGTGCGGCAACAATTCTCCTGTCCGTAAATCCACCACGCCATTTGCGCAATTCAGCAAAAATTTATCCTTGTTCAGCTCATCCTGGCTGATCGGCAACATCGCTTCCGCCCTGGCGATTGAGTTGAGGAATACGGAGCTTTTTTCACTTGCTTTCGCCCATTTCAGCAGTTCGTTTCGTGCATCGTTATTTTCTTCTTGTGCTACTTCTGCATACATTTCGCGAAACGTCCGAATTGCAATGCGTTCAATCTGCTTTTTCTTGTCCTCTACCCATGTTTTTCCATCCCAGATGAGCCATTCCTCAAATTCGACGCAATAGCGCAAGTTTTGACCGTTCCGCGCGACAAGTCGTTCGGCGTTGCCCATTTCCGTTAGGTTGAACTTTTTCCCTTCTTTTCGCGATGGAGAAGGCATCGGTAGCGGTGCAAAATAGTCCGTTCCACTTGGTTCATGTTTCAATGCACTATTTAATGTGTTTGCAAATTCACGCTGGTCTAATGGAGGAAGAAAAAAATAGCGATTTAGGAAGCTGGCTATTTCACGGACTTGTTCTTGGGTGTAACCAAATTCAACCAGACGGCAACAATGGGAAAATAACGCATTATTACGTCCACCCTCGGGCATCGGGATTGGAAACGGGCGTTGCGCTTTGTCAATTTTTTTTAAGCGTTCAAAGAAAATTGGCATCGGCGACAGTTCTCCGTCGGCAATATGTACCCATTCGCGTCCGCCTGTATTTTCGCTTGGAAGAACCACTTGACCGCGCCCGGAAAGCCGATAGTCGCCGACAAAGCCGCCAGCCATGAGCACTGTCGCGTCTTGTCCTTTGATTTTCCCTGTCGAACGAAAGAAAAATTGAAAGCCTCGTATTGTGCGAATCGCATGAAATTTATATCCTTCACGCAAAAGCGCCTTAAGAAGCATCTCCCCTTCTTCCTGCTCGTCGATGTCAATAACGTCATACCCGTCTGGAATAACAAGACCTGTCCACCCTTTTTGCCGCAACCAGGCACGAATCTCTCCTTCTGTCATGCCTGGGCGATTTAGATCTTGCCATCCCTTCATGCAAGGCCGTTTCGCGACACTGTATGCTTTTTGCGGATCAGATTCATTGTTCATCCGTGAATAGCCAATCAGTCGAATAATCTTGAGGGGCTTTTTCGCTGATGGAAAAAGCCTCTCAAGACTCATTTGAAAGTCAAGTGCTGCCTGCATACTGTGATCCTCACTTTTTCGGGAATGTATATTTCACTTGATCAGTCCAAACATCGTAAAACACTACCATGGTGTGTCCGTTTTCATCGCGGATCAGCTTTCCTGCTGGAAACACGGAAAAATCTTCGACTTGGATAGCGGTCATATCAAACGCTTCCTCGATCCACCGCATTACAATCGGAACATATTTTTGCATCGGATCGGCCTTTTGTTTTGTCACCATTCGGAGTCCCCCTTTTTGGACTTTCTTCGTTATGTTATATTTTTAATAGGCATATTTTTTAGGACAGTGAGCGTTAGGGCGCTTGCTGCTTTTTTTATGACGCTTTTTCATCAGCGCTCCGTCTTTCTTGCACTTTTTTATATTCATCGGGCAAGACTTGAGCCAAGTATGCATACACATCTTTCTCCACTTGGCTGAACATTGGTCCCTTTATGATCGTTACTTTCATCCAAGTTTCCCCCTTACCACCCTTATAGCCCCATGTTTCGAGCTTTTTTCATCTCGATCTCTTGCAACTTGTCCAACACAGACTCAAACGATTTAATGACTTGCCGTGCAGCTTTGTAATCTTTTGTCATGACTGCATCGAGCATATGATCAATGCATCCGATTGCTCTGTTGACGTGTTCTTTTTCCTCAACGATGAGCGAAATTTTTACTCTCACTCTCTCACTCCTTTTCAATACAATGGATGTATAGGCATTAAATTATGCAGTCGCAATACACGAAATGTGACATTTATCCTCAAAAAAATATGTCCAATCGAAAGAAAGAACGTTGGCGATTCGCTTTGCCACTTCGACACTGGGATTTCTTTGGCCGTTTTCAATCATAGCGTAAGTACTTCTTGAAATCCCAGCTAATTCAGCGAGTTCTTTTTGAGTCATCTTTTTGTTTAGACGCATGTTTTTTAGCCATTTCCTCATTAGGTTATCACCTCCTTTAAAGTAAAGTCACAAAACGCGTATCGTTAATCAAAGTATATGTCACAATTCGTGTAATGTCAATATCAAAATACACTATTTGTGTAAATTATTTTTTTGTCACTTTTTGTGACTATAATTAAACCTAAGGAGGATGTTGACAATGGTCGATTTAGGGAATCGTTTACAGGAACTTAGAAGTAAATTGAATATGAGGCAAGAAGATGTAGCAAAAAAGATTGGCGTAGGCCGTACTACCTATGCAATGTATGAACAAGGAAAAAGAGAACCTGACTATGAAACGCTTCTCAAGCTTGCTGATCTATTTGAGGTTTCAACAGATTATTTGCTGACCGGCAAGACAACAGTGGAATCTAAAAAACAAACAAATCTATTCTTTTTCGACACCGAAGGATTAACTGAAGAAGAAATCGATGAAATAAAGAAACACATTGAATACGTAAAATGGAGAGCCCAGCAAGAAAGGAAAAAATCATGAATAAACGAGATAGACAAACGCTGGCAAGATTAGGCGGATTCACTTTTTTGGTTGTCATTTTTCTTATCCGTTCAAAGTTTAACAATCCATATGTTTTCTTAGGACTTTTGATTTTTGGAACAGCCTTTGTTGTCGCCCTGATTGAATCATTAATCCCTGTCAAATCTTCAACAAGGAAAAGACAATCCCCTCAGAAAAAAATATCGGAGTCCAAGAAAGGCATCAAAACGGCAACTGGAAAATACGGCGTTCGTTCGGATCACGTTATTTTGCAAACGCCACTTGAGCATTTATCAGGGTTGGAATTCGAGCAACTTGTGTATTTATACTTAAAATCAACCGGCTGGCAGCCGATCAAAACACCTGAGGCAAAAGACGGGGGCGTCGATATCGTTGTCACTAATAAGGCAGACGGTCTTAAGATAGCGGTACAAGTGAAGCACTACTATCGTTCCAAAAGCCAGGTGACGGTTAAAGATATACGTGAACTTGACAGCGCCAAGAAGAACCATGGCTGCATCGGAACATGGTTTATTACATCTGGGACATTTACAAATGCTGCACTCGTGGAAGCCGATATGCGAAAAATGCGAACATCGGACATCACATATGTTGAAACAAAAATTTTGCCCTGGAGAGAACGTCAAGCAAGAAAACACCAAAAAAGCCACTCCTAGAGAGAGTGGCTTTCGGAACTATTAAGATGCTTCGCATTCCCCATAATCTTCCACATCCTCTCATTTCCCATCATTATACCATGTTCTTCTTGCAAAAAAGAACGTATGTTTCTATAATTAAAGGCAAATGATACAACAAAGGTTGAGGGAGAAATGAACTATTTATATAAGCCTGGCGATCTGGAAATGCATATATCAAACGTTTATAAACAGCATGGCATCTTGTATCCGTATCAGCTCGACGAGCAATATTTAGCGGATATCTTTGACATTGCTATCGTTTATGCATCAAGATCATTCGGCTATTGGAGTGATTGCCGCATTATTGGGCTGCATAAAGACTTGCGATTTGATTCTGTTAAACGGCGTGAAGTGTTTTTTCATGAACTTGGACATTTATTGTTGCACGTGGGGGATCAGTTGAACATGTCCAAGTCATTTCGAGATTACCAAGAAATCCAGGCGAACCGGTTTATGCTATTCGCGGCAATTCCTTATCACATGCTTACATATATTGACTTATCAGCAAAACGAGATTTTATATTATGTGAGATGCAGGATGTGTTTAAAATGCCGGTTGATGTATGCGCCACTCGTTTAGATTACATTGAAAACAAAATGTTGCAGATTTGCGCGGAAAATTCGTTATATTATAGATTGTAATTTATTTCCGCACACTAACGACATTAGGATTTCGTTCTCGATACATCGAGCCGCATACGTCGCCAGCTTCGTTCCTTTGCCCGGCGAATAGCTTTCAATCGCCTTGATCAAGCCGATCGTGCCAATGGAGATTAAATCCTCGACCTCTTCTCCCGTATTTTCAAACTTTTTCACAATGTGGGCAACAAGGCGCAAGTTGTGTTCGATGAGCCGGTTGCGGGCTTGCTCGTCGCCTTTTGCCATCAGCGCCAAATACTTTTCCTCTTCTTGAGCGCTTAACGGCTGGGGAAACGCATTGTTTTTAATATACGAGACAAGAAACGTCAGCTCTTTCAACAGAAACGTAAACGCCGTGAAAATGCCGGACATGCTCTCACCCCCGCCTGCTGTCATCGGCGGAAACCGCCTATCGTTATGTATATGCAGGGGCGATGTTGTCCGTGTCTTTACGACAAAAATAGACCGGCCCGAAATGAGCCGGCAATGACCTGACCAATCAAAAACGATTGATGCCAACGTTCTGCTGATGCGGTCCGCCTGCTTATCCCCCTCCCGATGCAGAAGAACCGCCGTGCTTACGCTCTTGCCTCAACGCTGACTTCCGCGGCGACAACAAGCGCAATCGACGCGGTAATGATGATCGACATGACAATGGCGAACATCCCCGTTCCCTCCTTGACCTTCTCTTCTAGATTTTATTTTACCAAAGAAGACAAGGAGCGCTTCCGCCACATTTTGAACAATTCGTGAAATTCGACCGTCAACAACAGCACGCGGAGCACCGATATCCCCCCTTTAGCCTGAGTCAAGTCGAGTCTCCCGTCTGTTTCATCCACATCACAAGCCATACTGGTACAATTGACATGAATCTTCTCCCCTTTCATCTCCATTGTTTTAAAACAACCGTTGATGAGCGGAACATTTGCGGTCAAGCAACTCCTCCTCAGCTGCACGCGCGAACCGCTCCTCTTCGATGTTCCGTTGCCGCGGCTTTCTCCGCTCAATCGTGATCGTGATAAAAAACAAATGGATCGTCATACCCCCTCACCTCCTTTCCATGCAAAAAAACCGCAGAAGGAAGGCGTTTCTGCGGCTAAGCGTACAAAAAGGCCGCAGAAAGCGAGACTACTCCCCTTCTGCGGCCTGATCGCTGTTTTTCGTCATCGGTGCACGTTCATTCCCGGTCGGCGGAAGGTCGAATAGCCGTTTGATAGAATGGATGCGTTACTGTTGTCCACATCATCATTGTCATTGTCTTCGACCTCCCTTTGGAAATGATGCTACGTAGGCAATTATATCCAAAATTATTTCCATTGTAAACCGTTTTTTTGCAAAATAGGCAAAAAGCTTGCTTTCCCTTGAACGCCAGCATGGTGGCTAAACAAAAACCCGCCTTTCGGCCAAAAGGCAGGTTTACGGTTCGAACCGCTTTTCTTCTTCCTCAAGACGGCGGGCATAGCGGGCGGCTTGGCGCAAACAGGAAAGCGACGCGGTAAAACAGACGGCGACTGCCAATAGGGCGAACGGCTTTTTCGCTGTCTCAACCGCTCCTGGGATGATCGTTCCGAAATAGAGAAACGCTCCAAACGCGAACAAGACGAGGCTGTATGTTTTAAAGTCGCCCGCCTTGGCCCGCAGCTCGTTTCGTTGCTGCTCGTTCAAGCCCGATCCCTCCTCTCCCCTTTCACTGTATCATACATGGACAGAAGGGGGGAGCGGCAATTTCAGCCAAGCGCCTTCGCCAAATCGTCAAGCAGATCGTTGACATCTTCAAGCCCGACCGACAAACGGATCAGGCCATCGGTAATGCCGAGCTGTTCGCGCCGTTCCTTCGGGATCGAGGCGTGCGTCATTTTCCCTGGCAACGAAATTAAACTTTCGACCGCCCCTAAGCTTTCGGCAAGCGTAAAGTAGCGCACGCGCGACAGCACTTTCTCGGCGCGCTCCAAGCTGCCGACATCAAACGAAATCATGCCGCCAAATCCGCGCATTTGCTTTTTCGCCAACTCGTGGTTCGGATGATCCGGAAGACCTGGATAATGGACGCGCTTGACCGCCTTGTGTTCAGCCAAAAAAACAGCGATTTGGCGCGCATTTTCTTCATGTTCCTCCATCCGCACGGCGAGCGTTTTCATCCCGCGCATCAATAGCCATGAATCTTGCGGCCCGAGCACGCCGCCGGTTGAATTTTGCACGTAATGGAGCCGCTCGGCAAGCTCCGGCGTGCGGACAACCGCCAACCCAGCGACGACGTCGCTATGGCCGCCTAAATATTTCGTCGCGCTATGGATGACGATATCGGCGCCAAGCTCAAGCGGCGTCTGAAAGTACGGAGTGGAAAACGTGTTATCGACGATCAATAGCAGCCCATGCGCACGGGCAATGGCGGCGGCGGCTTGCAAGTCAGTGATTTTCAACAGCGGGTTCGTCGGCGTTTCAATATAGATGGCTTTCGTATTCGGCCGGATGTGCGCCTCGATGTTGGCGACATCGCTCGTATCGACGAACGTCGCCTCAAGCCCGAACCGATTCAGCACGTTCGTCATGACGCGATACGTGCCGCCGTACACATCGTCAGTGAGCACTAGATGGTCGCCGCTTTGAAACAACATCATGACGGCCGTAATTGCCGCCATACCGGAAGCGAACGCAAAGCCGGCTTCGCCGCCCTCGAGATCAGCGATCAGCTTCTCAAGCGCCGCGCGCGTCGGGTTGCCGGTGCGCGAGTATTCAAACCCTTTATGCTTTCCAACTTCTTCTTGCTTATACGTACTCACTTGATAAATCGGGACC
Above is a window of Geobacillus thermoleovorans DNA encoding:
- a CDS encoding helix-turn-helix domain-containing protein, translating into MVDLGNRLQELRSKLNMRQEDVAKKIGVGRTTYAMYEQGKREPDYETLLKLADLFEVSTDYLLTGKTTVESKKQTNLFFFDTEGLTEEEIDEIKKHIEYVKWRAQQERKKS
- the fbpA gene encoding Fur-regulated basic protein FbpA; translated protein: MTAFKLYLREAIEQVRVKRIEQLQAAGYRKTVEGRLLDELTLSELNHEYHCLKEQKGK
- a CDS encoding YrhC family protein, producing the protein MNEQQRNELRAKAGDFKTYSLVLFAFGAFLYFGTIIPGAVETAKKPFALLAVAVCFTASLSCLRQAARYARRLEEEEKRFEP
- a CDS encoding phage/plasmid primase, P4 family, which codes for MQAALDFQMSLERLFPSAKKPLKIIRLIGYSRMNNESDPQKAYSVAKRPCMKGWQDLNRPGMTEGEIRAWLRQKGWTGLVIPDGYDVIDIDEQEEGEMLLKALLREGYKFHAIRTIRGFQFFFRSTGKIKGQDATVLMAGGFVGDYRLSGRGQVVLPSENTGGREWVHIADGELSPMPIFFERLKKIDKAQRPFPIPMPEGGRNNALFSHCCRLVEFGYTQEQVREIASFLNRYFFLPPLDQREFANTLNSALKHEPSGTDYFAPLPMPSPSRKEGKKFNLTEMGNAERLVARNGQNLRYCVEFEEWLIWDGKTWVEDKKKQIERIAIRTFREMYAEVAQEENNDARNELLKWAKASEKSSVFLNSIARAEAMLPISQDELNKDKFLLNCANGVVDLRTGELLPHDRKYMMTKNTHVNYDPNAKCPTWIAFLESIFRDGDEVKRDIIEFLQKAIGYALTGDISEQVVFFLWGTGRNGKSTFINTVKALLGDYAKQTNSNTFTAKMNDSGINNDIARLHGARFVSAVESEDGQRLSESLIKQLTGGEPITARFLRKEFFEFVPEFKIFFTTNHKPIIKGDDEGIWRRIRLVPFTYTIPKEQVDKHLPEKLLNELPGILRWAVEGCLKWQKEGLGEPDEVKNATDEYKEEMDLLSNFLNDCCVIHPGAKVQLNELYKEYISWCEENSEIPLKKQKFSARLVLRGFEKRKSTGNKTFFFGIGLSAESYKVTSSYSNSGKSPIGDNFEEIPKNKSLEVTSNLVEEEI
- a CDS encoding restriction endonuclease; translation: MNKRDRQTLARLGGFTFLVVIFLIRSKFNNPYVFLGLLIFGTAFVVALIESLIPVKSSTRKRQSPQKKISESKKGIKTATGKYGVRSDHVILQTPLEHLSGLEFEQLVYLYLKSTGWQPIKTPEAKDGGVDIVVTNKADGLKIAVQVKHYYRSKSQVTVKDIRELDSAKKNHGCIGTWFITSGTFTNAALVEADMRKMRTSDITYVETKILPWRERQARKHQKSHS
- a CDS encoding ImmA/IrrE family metallo-endopeptidase; its protein translation is MNYLYKPGDLEMHISNVYKQHGILYPYQLDEQYLADIFDIAIVYASRSFGYWSDCRIIGLHKDLRFDSVKRREVFFHELGHLLLHVGDQLNMSKSFRDYQEIQANRFMLFAAIPYHMLTYIDLSAKRDFILCEMQDVFKMPVDVCATRLDYIENKMLQICAENSLYYRL
- a CDS encoding bifunctional cystathionine gamma-lyase/homocysteine desulfhydrase gives rise to the protein MRRKTMLIHGGIPGDPHTGAVSVPIYQVSTYKQEEVGKHKGFEYSRTGNPTRAALEKLIADLEGGEAGFAFASGMAAITAVMMLFQSGDHLVLTDDVYGGTYRVMTNVLNRFGLEATFVDTSDVANIEAHIRPNTKAIYIETPTNPLLKITDLQAAAAIARAHGLLLIVDNTFSTPYFQTPLELGADIVIHSATKYLGGHSDVVAGLAVVRTPELAERLHYVQNSTGGVLGPQDSWLLMRGMKTLAVRMEEHEENARQIAVFLAEHKAVKRVHYPGLPDHPNHELAKKQMRGFGGMISFDVGSLERAEKVLSRVRYFTLAESLGAVESLISLPGKMTHASIPKERREQLGITDGLIRLSVGLEDVNDLLDDLAKALG
- a CDS encoding helix-turn-helix transcriptional regulator, with protein sequence MRKWLKNMRLNKKMTQKELAELAGISRSTYAMIENGQRNPSVEVAKRIANVLSFDWTYFFEDKCHISCIATA
- a CDS encoding YrzI family small protein, which codes for MTIHLFFITITIERRKPRQRNIEEERFARAAEEELLDRKCSAHQRLF